ACGAGTACTTCGTGATCGAGTCATCAAACCCGAAGGTCACGGGATGGGATGGCGCGGTGCGCTCCTTCGTCGACTACCTCCAGGAGCTGGCCGTCACCAACTGAGACGCTCCGCCGAACCCCCGGCCCCGTTTGCGACTCCCTCAGGGTTTCTGCGTACGATGCGGCCACCCGCTCGAAGCGTGCCTTAGGAGTCGGCGAGGGGACCCTAGCGATAGAGGCGGTGCAGGATGGGGGCCAGCAGGATGCCCCCGAGCGCAGAAAGCCCGGCCACCGGGCGCAGTGCCGGTATCGCGATCAGCACTACGGCGACCATGCCCAGGGCGAAGATGAGACCCCCTCCCCCCTGGGCGGGGATGCTGTCGATCCGAATGCCGGGATGGCTCTGCATGACTGATCTTCCAATTAGTTGGACGGCCACCGGGCCCTCCTGATACAAGTGAGACGCTCGCCCGGACCGAAAGGTTCACTTCTTTATCAACGGGGGGGCGTCGGATGGCGGCGGTTCGCGCTGATGGGTTTGCCGGCACTGGCCGAGAGAGCGGCCTTAGGGTGGGGGTCAACAAAGGAGGGTCGATCTCATCCCACCCCGCTGAGGGCGTGGACAGATGTCCGCTTCTTCTCGGCCGCGCTAACGGGTTGGGTTCGGCTCCGGATCCTCGGCCCGGCACGACGGCGCGCTCCCGCGCTCCTGAGCCTTGGCCGAGCGCCGGCGCACACCCCCGCGTAGTCCGAGACGCTTCATCTTTTCGCTGAGGGTGGTCGGCAGGACGCCCAACAGCCTGGCCGCCAAGAGCTGATTCATGCCGCAAGCCTTGAGGGCAGAGAAGACCAGCTCCCTTTCGTATTCCTCCAGTTTCGTTTTGAGATCCTTGGCGGGGTGCTCGTCCCCGGAGACACCGAGTTCTCGCTGGTAGGCTTCGACTCGCTGTCTCAAGTCCTCGACCAAGTCCTTGACCAGGTCCTTGACTTCATCGGCGATGACCTCCAAACGGATGATTTGCCGGTTCAGCCTATGGGGCAGGCCATTGACGCTGGCACTGGGCGGGCGGGAGCGGGAGGCACGACTGGCATCGAGGGCCGACCTCACCAGCTCACGCTCGTAGTTTCCGAGGTGAGCCTTCAAGTCCCGCGCCAACTCCTGGGCCTCGGTGGTGACGAGCTTGAGCCTTTGGAGCTTGCCGTGGACCGTCCGGGGCAGGACGGAGGAGCTGCTCGGCACGGCGCCGGGTGAGACCGGAGGGAGCGGAGCGGCCGCGGCGCTCAAGTCACCCGGGGGTGTCTCAAGCGCCGGCATTCGATCCTGCAGGGGAACCGTAGCGGCTGCGCTGACCACCCGGGCTGGGCGACGCTGAACGCGTGGGTGTCCGCCGGTATTTGTTCAATGCTCGAACCGTCACCAGCATAAGACGCCAGACCACGGGAAGAACAGGCGCCTTCGGGACAAAGTGCGGACAGTTCCGGCCGAACTTTGAGCAGGTTACGGCCTTGGGCCCCTTCTTTCGAAGCCGAGGGCAAGCATTCTCTTATCGTCCGCAACGAGTCTTTCTGCGAAGTAGCTCGGGGCAAAGCCCTGCCGCTGGAATTCAGCTTCGACCTCCGACCGCGGGATGAGCACAGGGCCGCATTCTCGAAACACGTTCATGGTCCCGACGAGCGGTCGATTGAGCGTGATGGCGGTGGCTAGGGTGGGGGGATTCTCCTGAATCACGATGAACGCACGCTCCTCCGCGAGCCGACACATGGTGGACACGGCCCGACGCCAGGCCACGTGCTCGAGCACGAGCACCCCCAGCACGACCTTGAATCCGCCCGTCAGGCGACTCTCCTCGATATCGTCCAGTAGTTCCGTGTGGCGCAGTCCCTCCACCGGCTCAAGTCGTGCGGCGAGACGCTGAAGGTACTCGCGATTGATGTCAGCGAAGGTGGTGGCAAAGGGCAGGAGAAAGGTGGGCGGAGCGAAGTCAAACATCTGCCCGGTCCCGGCGCCGACGAACAAGAGACTTGCGCCTCGCTCCGTTGGTTGGAGACGAAGGTACTCCACGACCAGGATGGCGTTGGCCTGGGCCTGCCCCGCCTCCGCCATGTGAGCTTCGTAGTCCTCGGCCTTGACCAGCGACATCCAGGCCTCCCGCAGCCGAGTGCTCATGACCTCCCCTCGAGGCCCTGAACCCTGTAGGGCCCCGCGGGCGCTTGGCCAGAAATGTCCACAGATAGTCTCAAAAAGGCCTTTTTTAAAGGGTCCCAATCGTCTAGTCTAGTGGCCGGATCTGACATATGACTCCTTCCGCCCTCTCCCCGATCGCTGAAGTCCGCCCCGTGCGCGTACTCGTGTTGCTCCTACCCAGTGTCCACATCCTCGATCTGGGGGGGCCCATTCAAGCCTTTTACGAAGCGAACGGCTTCGGGGCCCAGTATGACCTCGTCTATTGCGGAACCGAACCGAGGGTGCGAACGGCCCAGGGACTGGTCCTCGCGGACGTGGCCCCGCTGCCGGACCCGGTCCCTTCCGACCTTGTTCTCGTGCCGGGCATAGACTCCTCCACCCTGGAGCGCCTGGAGCGCGTGCCGACGGCTTGGCTCCGTAGGGCCCACGCCCAAGGGTCTCGTGTCGCGTCCGTCTGCAGCGGAGCCTTCGCCCTTGCGTTCGCCGGACTCCTCGATGGGCGCGCTTGCACGACGCACTGGAAAGTGGTCGACCGACTACAGGAGTCATACCCGGCGGCTCGGGTCGCCAAGAACCGCCTCTATGTGCGAGACAACAACGTGGTCACGAGCGCCGGCATTGCCTCCGGTATCGACATGGCGCTCGCCCTGATCGAGGAGGACTGCGGGCCGCATGTTGTGGCCAAGGTCGCGCGGGAGATGGTCGTGTACTTGCGTCGGGAGGGGGACCGCGAGCAGAACAGCGTCTATCTTGACTACCGGACGCATCTCCACGCTGGCGTGCACCGAGTGCAAGACTGGTTGATCGCGCACCCAGATCAAAAACCCACGCTGGCCGTGCTCGCGGATCTCGCGGGAATGAGCGAGCGGAACCTCAGCCGGGCCTTTCGCCGGGCGACGGGCATCACACCGAAAGTCTTCGCCAGCAGGGTCAAGGTGCAGGTCGCCCGGGAGCTGCTGCAGACTCCCGGGCTGACCGTCGAGGCCATCGCCGCGAACTGCGGCTTCGAAGACGCCCGCCAGCTGCGGCGGCTCTGGAAGCAAAGCTTCGGCGTGAACCTTTCTCAGTGGAGACGCGAGGTGGAAACGGATAACGCAGGTCTGTCATGTCGATGACAGGGGGCGACGGGAGACTCGTCTGCACGTTGCTGCTGGTGGCCACCCTCGTGGGCAGCCGCCACAACGCCTTTGCCGGGGATGCGGAGCACCCCCGCAAGGGCTACACCCGCCGAGTGGCCATTGTGCTCTACGACGGCGCCGAGGTGCTCGACTTTGCGGGCCCGACCGAGGTCTTCGAGGCGGCCGGCAACCTTGGCAGTTTCCGTGGTCAGGGCGCCTTCGCCCCCTACACGGTGGCCGCCTCCACGAGCCCCGTAACGAGCCAGCGGGTTCTCAAGATCGTGCCCGAGTATACCTTTGCCGATGCACCCCCTCCGGACATCCTGGTCATCCCCGGCGGTGACACGAGCTCCCTCCAGCGGGACCCCACATTCCTCACCTGGTTCCGGGAGGCGTCCAAGAATGCCGAGGTCACGCTCACGGTGTGCACGGGGGCCTTCGTGCCCGGAGGCCTGGGCCTGCTGGACGGTCTCGAGGTCACGACCTGGTACGGGGCCATCCCCGCCCTGAGGGCCACCGCGCCTAAAGCCATGGTCCAGGACGGCCGCCGCTTTGTGGACAATGGCTCGATTGTGACCACGGCGGGGGTGTCCGCGGGAATCGATGGGGCTCTTCACACCGTGGCCCGGCTCGTCGGGCGGGGGGTGGCGGACAGGACGGCCCGCTACATGGAGTACCACTGGACGCCGGAGTCCTATCTGGCCCAGCGGTATTCCTACCTGAACCCCAGCCTGGACGGGGACGGGCGGCTGCTGCAGCAGGCCGAGCTCGACGCGGACACGAAAGACTACGCGGAGGCCTCCCGGGCCTATCACACCCTGCTCGAGCGGGACCCCGCGGACGCCTTCGTCTGGTACCGCCTCGGTAGACTCCTCCATCTGATGGGCAAGTGGGCCGAAGCCATCGACGCGGCGAGCCACGCCCTGGCCTCTCCCGAATGGCGACCCGAGGCTCTCTACAACATGGCGTGCGCCTATGCCTTGAAAGGCGATGCGGATTCAGCCCTGCACCGTCTCCGAGAGGCCGTGGACGCGGGGTTTAAGAAGAGGTGGGCCCTGGAGGGCGATCCGGACTTGGCCAGCCTCCGCGGAAGCCAGCGCTTCCAGGAACTGTTGAAGAGGCTCTGAACGGCGCGCTGGGCAAGGCGAGAGACCCAAACGACCCATCCCGCGTCAAGGCCCCGAGCCCGCCTCGATCCGATCCGGGGGCGCAAGGGGAGTGTTTTTCCGCCATTGTCGCCCTGGGGTGGGGGACAATCGGGGCGGAGGGAATGGGCATGACCGACGCCGGGATCGCGCACACACCGAAATCACCGTACTACGCGGTCATCTTTACCTCAGTGCGAACGGCCGTGGATGAGGGCTACGCGGAGACGGCGGAGCGGATGCTCCAGCTCGCGGCCCAGCAGCCGGGCTACCTTGGGGTTGAGAGCGCGCGCGAGGGAGGCCTCGGCATTACCGTCTCCTATTGGCAGGACCTCCAGTCGATCAAGTCCTGGAAGGCGGTGGCCGAGCATACCCTGGCCCAGCGGCTGGGCCGCGAGCGCTGGTACCGTGCCTATAAGACGCGCATCTGCAGGGTTGAAGACGACTATGACTTTGCGCGTCCCGCCTGAAGCGATGAAGGAAGACCGAGGGCACTCCGAGGCTTGGGGGCCCCTAGCCGCTACCGGAAGCCGGCACTCCGACCGAGAGCTCTAGCCTCTCCACGCCCGCCCCCGCCCGCGCAGTCCCAGACGCTTCATCTTTTCGCTCAGCGTGGTCGGGAGGACGCCCAGCTCCTTAGCCGCTAAGACCTGATTCATGCCACAGGACTCGAGGGCGGAGATGACGAGCTCCCGCTCGTATTCCTCCAGCCGGGTCTTGAGATCCACGGGGCGCTCGTTCTGCGGCGCGACGGGGTCCCGTCCGTTCACTTCGAGGTGCCGCTTCAGGTTCTCGACCAAGCTTCCCACCAGGCTGTTGACGTTGTCGGCAGTGAACTGAAGACGCTTGATCCTTCGGCTCAACCGGTCCGGCAGCGTGTTGAGAGTCGCCTTCGGTGAGCGGGAACGGTGGCGCCGGGAGGCCTCGAGGGCGGAGATCAGGAGTTCTCGCTCGTATTGTCCGAGGCCCAGCCTCAACTCCTCGGCTAGCTCTTGGGCCTCGCTTGTAATGAGCTTGAGCCCCTGGTGGATCTTCCGGCCCAGGGTCTTGGGAAGCACCTCCTCGAACACGCTTGCCACCGCGTCGTCCGCGGGGGCGAGGATCGGCGGAGTTGGTCCGGCAAGCGGGTCGGGACGGACATCGGCCGGGAAGCCGTCCCGGATCTGAAGCGTCGTCCTGGTCTCGATCATCGCGGTGCCCGGTGGTTCGGAGTCGGCGGGCGCTTCGCTGACATCCGCATCCTCGCCTTCGGCTCCCCCATCGTTGCCTTCCTGACCGGCCGGGAGAAAAGCGGTCCGGGCGCCGGCCTCCATGAGTAAGGTTGGCCCCCGCGGGAGTTCAGGCAATGCGTTGGAGCTACGTTTAAGCTGAGTTGAAGCTGAGCCCCTAACCGGCTGTCGGGGATGGGCTTTCCGACAGGAATGAGCAGGCGGGTTCTTGGTTTCCCGCCCGCGCTAACGAATTGGGAACCCTCGAGAAGGGCCCGGACACTCCCTACCGGACATCCTCGGCCACATGGAGGTCGGAGAGGATCCGTGCGCTGCTGTATGCGTAGGAACGGCCATCACGGGAAACGGTGATGCTGCCAACACCGACAAACCCCGTCCGATCCTTGGGGCCGAGCTCCTTCCAGGTCGTGCTCTTCCCCGTGTTCAGGTCGAGTCGAAGAATTGTCGCCACGCCCTTCTCCTTTGAGCCCTTTCTTACGTAGAGGCGCCCACGGCTGTCCACCCCGACGGGCGACGACCCCCTCTCGGTGTTGGGCAGGGGCTGAGGCTCTCCTCCCTCGAGCGGGTAGAGGCACAGCCCTGCCTTGCAGCCGCCCACGAGGGATCTCCCATCGGACGTGAGGGCGTACTTCCAGAGGGCGACCCCCGGGGGAGTCACGGGTCGGGGCTTCGCCTCCTCCAGACCCCGTAAGTAGGTGCGTCGCTGGCCGCTTCCCTTCTCCCGGCCGGTGAAGAAGAACGACCGCCCATCCGGGTGCCACCCGGCCATCTCGTATTCCGCGATGCCCTCGTCCTTGATGGTGCGTGCTTCCCCGGGTCCCGTGGGCAGGAGGTCGATGTGGCTCGGGTCTTTCAAGGGGATGGTGAGCACCCATTTCGCGTCGGCGCTCAGGCCCATCGGCCGCCCCGGACCGATCCGGACGGGGGGAGAGCCATCCGTCCTCCGAACAAAGACCGTGTAGTCCGGCCCGCCGCCCTCGCCGCTCTCCCCGAACAGAAGCAGCCGGCCGTCGGGGGAGAGATCGCTCACGCTGGTGTAGTCCAGCCAGGAGAGATCCCGTTCGTCCGTGTCATCTTCCGAGCGGAAGCGGCTTTCCATGCGCACGGTCGCCCGCTCGATCAAAGCGCGGCCGTCCCGTGATACGTCGTGCAGGATGAGACGACCCATGGCGGGCGCGAGGGGGCGCTCGTGGCCACCCAGGTCGACGGCGTAGAGGGCGGAGTCGCTCCCTGCCCGCGTCGCGGTGAACCAGACCTCGTTCCCGCGGGGAGACCAGGCCAAGCCTTCGATGCTCCCCCAAGGGCCGGAAAGCCGCGTCGCCTTTCCCGCCCGGTCCACCACCGTCACGTACCCACGGTCGTCCCAGAATATCGGGTGCTCGAGAAAGGCCACGCGCTCGCCGTTCGGGGCTATCCGGATGTGGCTGGGGGAGAGCGCCTCGCAGAGGACGGTCCCTATCGGGAATTCGATGCGGCCGGGGCCGAGGCTATAGCGAACAACCGCGAAGTCCGAACCGTCCGGCAGCCAATCGGCCTGCACGACATTGTCCAAGACTTCCTTGGCCGGGCCCCCGGCGAGCGGGGCCCGGACCAGGGTGCCCTCCTTTATGAAGGCCGCCTCGCCGCTCCGCGATATACCCACGAGTCGACCGCCCGGACCGTCCAGGCGGCGAGAGTTGCGGCTCTCGACCTCGGCCGTGAAAAGAGCCGGGGGCTGGCCCTCCCAGGACGCGCCGTAGACGACGTTCCCATCGGAAGTGAAACGGGCGGACTCGACGAACCCGCGACTGAAGGTCAGACGCCGGAAACGCGGGACCGGACTCGGCCCACGTTGAAGGGTCAAGTACGCGATCACACCAAGACCGGTCACGGCCAGGGCCGTGGCCGTGGCCACGAGCCAACGCCGGTGGCGGTAGGTCGCCGTTTCGGGAGTGGTCACCCGGGACGCAAACAGGCCCGTCCGCTCGCCCGCCCCCCCCACGGTCCCAATCGGAACCAGGGGCGCGGCGCGCTGCCCCCCGGCCATCGACTCCGACGGGCCGATCCAACGATAGCCGCGTCGGGGAAGGGTCTCCAGGTAGCGGGGCGAGAGCGCGGAGTCTCCGAGTGCGCTGCGGATTTGGCGAACGCAGAAATTGAGCGACTGTTCGAAGTCCACGAACGTGCCCGCCGGCCAAAGCTCTTTCTGGATCTCTTCGCGGGTCACCAGTTCTCCCGCCCGCAGAGCCAGAAGCTCGAGCACCTTTGAAGGCTGTGGCTGCAGATGAACGAGTACGCCGGAACGCCGAAGTTCGCCGCTCCGAAGGTCGAGTTCGAAGGGCCCGAAGCGCAGGGCCTGCACCGCCCTCTCGCCATTCAGCGGCCCTAGGCTCTCTTCGGTTCTCATCCTTAATGTTCTGAGTGTACCGGAGCGATCGTCCACGCGCGATCCAACGGATTGGATGCTAGGTGGCGCGCTGAGCGTCACCGAGGAGCTCGCGCGTCACTATGGCCCCGAAGACAACATCGGCATGACCGACCCAGGTAGGGGGGATTTTGGGAGGTCGAGGCCGTCCTGTCCGGCTTCCGCCCGCTTGACCCCATCGCGATGTGCGCCTTACGCTTCCGTCAAGGCCTAAGCCGGACGGGGCCGCGCCCGCCCAACCAGGCTTCCCTCATCGGGGAGAAGCGATGGCAATCGACTGGCGTGGGGGATCGCACGAGGAGTCGATCAACGACCTGATCGTCCGGAAGAAGTATGCGCGGGCCATCGAGCTGCTGAGGCTTCACCTCCAGAGGCGGGGGCGGAGCCCGGTGGTGAGGCTGCAGCTTGCCGACGCCTTGGTGATGGCGGGTAGAGGTGGGGAAGCGGTGCCGATCTTCCTCGGGCTCGCGGATGAGTTCGCCGCCGACGGCTTCATGGCGAAGGCCGTGGCGGCCCTCAAGCGAGTCGAGAAGATCGAGCCCGGTCGGCCCGATGTGGAGGCCCGATTGAAGGGTCTCACCCGTCGACCGACGGCCCCCACCGAGCGAACGAGTCCGGGCTCGCAGACCGTGACCACATCGCGGGATGCAGAGATTGGGATGGAGGAGGTGGGGTCCGCGACTTTGGCCCGGCTCCAGGCGAAAGGCCGGCCGGCCATCGAGAAGGTCCCCGACCCCCCTTCGGGAGTAGAAGCCGGTCCGAAAGCGGTTTCCGAGACCCCCGCCCCGAGGTCGACT
The nucleotide sequence above comes from Vicinamibacteria bacterium. Encoded proteins:
- a CDS encoding helix-turn-helix domain-containing protein, whose amino-acid sequence is MPALETPPGDLSAAAAPLPPVSPGAVPSSSSVLPRTVHGKLQRLKLVTTEAQELARDLKAHLGNYERELVRSALDASRASRSRPPSASVNGLPHRLNRQIIRLEVIADEVKDLVKDLVEDLRQRVEAYQRELGVSGDEHPAKDLKTKLEEYERELVFSALKACGMNQLLAARLLGVLPTTLSEKMKRLGLRGGVRRRSAKAQERGSAPSCRAEDPEPNPTR
- a CDS encoding GlxA family transcriptional regulator, with protein sequence MTPSALSPIAEVRPVRVLVLLLPSVHILDLGGPIQAFYEANGFGAQYDLVYCGTEPRVRTAQGLVLADVAPLPDPVPSDLVLVPGIDSSTLERLERVPTAWLRRAHAQGSRVASVCSGAFALAFAGLLDGRACTTHWKVVDRLQESYPAARVAKNRLYVRDNNVVTSAGIASGIDMALALIEEDCGPHVVAKVAREMVVYLRREGDREQNSVYLDYRTHLHAGVHRVQDWLIAHPDQKPTLAVLADLAGMSERNLSRAFRRATGITPKVFASRVKVQVARELLQTPGLTVEAIAANCGFEDARQLRRLWKQSFGVNLSQWRREVETDNAGLSCR
- a CDS encoding DJ-1/PfpI family protein translates to MSMTGGDGRLVCTLLLVATLVGSRHNAFAGDAEHPRKGYTRRVAIVLYDGAEVLDFAGPTEVFEAAGNLGSFRGQGAFAPYTVAASTSPVTSQRVLKIVPEYTFADAPPPDILVIPGGDTSSLQRDPTFLTWFREASKNAEVTLTVCTGAFVPGGLGLLDGLEVTTWYGAIPALRATAPKAMVQDGRRFVDNGSIVTTAGVSAGIDGALHTVARLVGRGVADRTARYMEYHWTPESYLAQRYSYLNPSLDGDGRLLQQAELDADTKDYAEASRAYHTLLERDPADAFVWYRLGRLLHLMGKWAEAIDAASHALASPEWRPEALYNMACAYALKGDADSALHRLREAVDAGFKKRWALEGDPDLASLRGSQRFQELLKRL
- a CDS encoding antibiotic biosynthesis monooxygenase, which produces MTDAGIAHTPKSPYYAVIFTSVRTAVDEGYAETAERMLQLAAQQPGYLGVESAREGGLGITVSYWQDLQSIKSWKAVAEHTLAQRLGRERWYRAYKTRICRVEDDYDFARPA
- a CDS encoding helix-turn-helix domain-containing protein codes for the protein MEAGARTAFLPAGQEGNDGGAEGEDADVSEAPADSEPPGTAMIETRTTLQIRDGFPADVRPDPLAGPTPPILAPADDAVASVFEEVLPKTLGRKIHQGLKLITSEAQELAEELRLGLGQYERELLISALEASRRHRSRSPKATLNTLPDRLSRRIKRLQFTADNVNSLVGSLVENLKRHLEVNGRDPVAPQNERPVDLKTRLEEYERELVISALESCGMNQVLAAKELGVLPTTLSEKMKRLGLRGRGRAWRG
- a CDS encoding winged helix-turn-helix domain-containing protein, translated to MRTEESLGPLNGERAVQALRFGPFELDLRSGELRRSGVLVHLQPQPSKVLELLALRAGELVTREEIQKELWPAGTFVDFEQSLNFCVRQIRSALGDSALSPRYLETLPRRGYRWIGPSESMAGGQRAAPLVPIGTVGGAGERTGLFASRVTTPETATYRHRRWLVATATALAVTGLGVIAYLTLQRGPSPVPRFRRLTFSRGFVESARFTSDGNVVYGASWEGQPPALFTAEVESRNSRRLDGPGGRLVGISRSGEAAFIKEGTLVRAPLAGGPAKEVLDNVVQADWLPDGSDFAVVRYSLGPGRIEFPIGTVLCEALSPSHIRIAPNGERVAFLEHPIFWDDRGYVTVVDRAGKATRLSGPWGSIEGLAWSPRGNEVWFTATRAGSDSALYAVDLGGHERPLAPAMGRLILHDVSRDGRALIERATVRMESRFRSEDDTDERDLSWLDYTSVSDLSPDGRLLLFGESGEGGGPDYTVFVRRTDGSPPVRIGPGRPMGLSADAKWVLTIPLKDPSHIDLLPTGPGEARTIKDEGIAEYEMAGWHPDGRSFFFTGREKGSGQRRTYLRGLEEAKPRPVTPPGVALWKYALTSDGRSLVGGCKAGLCLYPLEGGEPQPLPNTERGSSPVGVDSRGRLYVRKGSKEKGVATILRLDLNTGKSTTWKELGPKDRTGFVGVGSITVSRDGRSYAYSSARILSDLHVAEDVR